A region from the Adhaeribacter swui genome encodes:
- a CDS encoding TraG family conjugative transposon ATPase, translating into MKAKEFKRPFIGIKTYAYDVLFHEKSDHSVIVQITNPVLQYSADVEAYTDFHHVFSNIIKILGGGYTVQKLDVFALKKFKGKESEDYLSQKYNEAFTGREYRDITTYLTITRNVKRSSFFTYDAKDFKTFERNVAKIIDILQARNFQPVVLREKEIISLLNRFVAFNFSDEVYTFNNFTATDEHISIGKRLIKSISLVDIDEVNFPQTITPHATLNFGFNLPVDLMHFLHTIPGPDCIAYNQTIQIPDQRLEMAKLNAKRKKHTSMPDPANDLAVADIDRVMADIAKDNQLLVHTHFNIILAGAESILDRATNYIESNLFSFGIIPSKQATNQLELFRAAIPGNQDELKHYDKFQTTTDAAICLLFKESLLKDEKSDFQIYFSDRQGIPVAIDTSDLPIHTQRMNNRNKFILGPSGSGKSFFTNHLFRQYAKQNTDIILVDTGHSYSGLCQYYGGRYITYSDDKPITMNPFRINREEFNEEKREFLKSLISLLWKGADGHVSQMEDSVLSSVVSAYYDDFYTQNRSRSYLSFQSFYDFSVVKIAEITEKEAIDFDLKSYRFILKRFCLSGEFGAILNNDMDSSLFDEKFIVFEIDAIKEHKVLFPITTIIIMDVFLQKMRHKKNRKALIIEEAWKAIASPLMAGYILYVYKTVRKFWGEAVVVTQELDDIIGNAVVKNSIINNSDTICLLDQTKFKDNFREIANLLSLNEVEQNKIFTINNLDNREGRGRFKEVYIKRGSSGEVYGVEVSLEEYLTFTTERKEKEAIQVYLNRYPSYQEAMDQFVADFKRSGLKLNEFTNRINSNQYEKTFLPA; encoded by the coding sequence ATGAAAGCTAAAGAATTTAAGCGGCCATTTATTGGTATAAAAACCTATGCCTATGATGTGCTTTTTCACGAGAAAAGCGATCATTCCGTTATCGTCCAGATAACAAACCCGGTCCTGCAATATTCCGCCGATGTGGAAGCTTATACGGACTTTCACCACGTTTTTTCCAACATTATCAAGATTTTAGGCGGCGGCTACACCGTTCAGAAATTAGATGTTTTCGCTTTAAAGAAGTTCAAAGGTAAAGAATCAGAAGATTACCTGAGCCAAAAATACAATGAAGCTTTTACCGGCCGGGAATACCGGGATATTACAACTTATCTCACCATTACCCGCAACGTAAAGCGCTCCAGCTTCTTTACCTACGATGCCAAAGATTTTAAAACCTTTGAGCGGAACGTAGCTAAAATCATTGATATTCTCCAGGCCCGCAATTTCCAGCCGGTGGTTTTGCGAGAAAAAGAGATAATCTCGCTATTAAACCGGTTTGTGGCTTTTAACTTTTCGGATGAAGTTTACACCTTTAACAACTTCACGGCCACCGACGAACACATTTCTATTGGGAAGCGGTTAATTAAAAGTATCTCCCTGGTAGATATTGATGAAGTAAATTTTCCGCAAACCATTACCCCGCATGCGACGCTGAATTTTGGCTTTAACCTGCCGGTGGACTTGATGCACTTTTTACATACCATACCCGGGCCAGATTGCATCGCTTATAATCAAACCATCCAAATACCGGATCAACGCCTGGAGATGGCTAAGCTTAACGCCAAGCGGAAAAAGCATACTTCCATGCCGGACCCGGCGAATGATTTAGCCGTGGCCGATATTGACCGGGTAATGGCTGATATTGCCAAAGATAACCAGCTACTGGTTCACACCCATTTTAATATTATTCTCGCCGGCGCAGAATCAATCCTGGACCGGGCCACCAACTACATTGAAAGCAACCTGTTTAGTTTTGGCATTATCCCATCCAAGCAAGCTACTAACCAGTTAGAGTTGTTCCGGGCGGCTATTCCGGGTAACCAGGACGAGCTTAAACACTACGATAAGTTTCAAACCACCACGGATGCGGCTATTTGCTTACTGTTTAAAGAAAGTTTGCTAAAGGATGAGAAATCAGATTTTCAAATCTACTTCTCCGACCGGCAAGGTATTCCCGTAGCCATTGATACCAGCGATTTGCCCATTCATACCCAGCGTATGAATAACCGGAATAAGTTTATTCTAGGGCCATCGGGTAGCGGTAAATCCTTTTTTACCAATCATCTCTTCCGGCAGTATGCTAAACAGAACACGGATATTATTCTGGTAGATACCGGCCATAGTTACTCCGGGTTGTGTCAGTATTACGGTGGCCGCTACATCACCTATAGCGATGATAAGCCCATTACCATGAACCCTTTCCGGATAAACCGGGAAGAGTTTAACGAAGAGAAAAGGGAGTTTTTAAAATCGTTGATTAGCCTGCTCTGGAAAGGCGCTGATGGCCACGTGAGCCAAATGGAGGATAGCGTTCTTTCTTCTGTAGTGTCGGCTTACTACGATGATTTTTATACCCAGAACCGGAGCCGCAGTTACCTTTCCTTCCAGTCTTTCTATGATTTCTCCGTTGTTAAAATTGCTGAGATCACCGAAAAAGAAGCCATTGATTTTGATTTAAAAAGTTACCGCTTCATTCTAAAAAGGTTTTGCCTGTCCGGGGAGTTTGGCGCTATCCTCAACAATGATATGGATTCGAGTTTATTCGATGAAAAATTTATTGTTTTTGAAATAGATGCCATCAAAGAACACAAAGTCCTTTTCCCAATCACGACCATCATTATCATGGACGTGTTCCTGCAAAAGATGCGGCATAAGAAAAACCGGAAAGCGCTGATTATTGAAGAAGCCTGGAAAGCCATTGCCTCACCGTTGATGGCCGGCTACATTCTCTACGTGTATAAAACCGTGCGCAAATTCTGGGGGGAAGCGGTAGTGGTAACCCAGGAGCTGGATGATATTATTGGTAATGCCGTGGTTAAAAACAGCATCATTAATAATTCCGATACGATTTGCCTGCTGGACCAGACCAAGTTTAAAGACAACTTCCGGGAGATTGCCAACCTGCTTTCCCTCAATGAAGTGGAGCAAAATAAAATATTCACCATCAACAACCTGGATAACCGGGAGGGGAGGGGGCGCTTTAAAGAAGTGTACATCAAACGCGGTTCTTCCGGGGAAGTGTATGGGGTAGAAGTTTCCCTGGAAGAGTATTTGACCTTCACCACCGAGCGCAAAGAAAAAGAAGCTATTCAGGTGTACCTCAACCGCTACCCATCTTATCAGGAGGCCATGGATCAGTTTGTAGCTGACTTTAAAAGGTCCGGTTTAAAGCTTAATGAATTCACTAACCGCATTAACAGCAACCAGTATGAAAAAACATTTTTACCTGCTTAG
- a CDS encoding plasmid transfer protein has product MKKHFYLLSTLLLFSGAAAGQQVVFDPTVVSTLVINHTAQQAALSDIKDNEGQIATLQKTITLKMIQIEELQSKMYNSLKSVQSIIGQSKNIIYASAIAKDIGRYQNQMIETAKGDPELMIIAAKTEVELINRTADLFSYIYQVAVVGTDMNLMSNADRLSLIRHVVDELRIMRGLAYGITRKMRLAKYAGLWRAMNPMGLRYPNNSQAIIKSLVDEYKSHRK; this is encoded by the coding sequence ATGAAAAAACATTTTTACCTGCTTAGTACCCTGCTCCTGTTTTCCGGCGCTGCTGCCGGCCAGCAGGTTGTTTTCGATCCTACCGTTGTTTCTACGCTGGTTATTAACCACACCGCGCAGCAAGCCGCCCTGAGTGATATTAAAGATAATGAGGGCCAGATTGCCACGCTCCAGAAAACCATCACTTTAAAAATGATCCAGATAGAGGAGCTGCAATCTAAGATGTACAACTCTTTAAAGTCGGTGCAGTCCATCATTGGCCAGAGTAAAAACATCATCTATGCCAGCGCCATTGCCAAAGATATAGGCCGCTACCAGAACCAAATGATAGAAACGGCCAAAGGTGACCCGGAACTAATGATTATTGCCGCTAAAACCGAAGTAGAGCTGATTAACCGTACCGCAGACTTATTTTCTTACATCTACCAGGTGGCCGTGGTGGGTACGGATATGAACCTGATGAGTAATGCGGACCGCTTATCCTTAATCCGGCACGTGGTAGATGAATTACGCATTATGCGGGGGTTGGCTTACGGCATTACCCGGAAGATGCGCCTGGCTAAATATGCCGGCCTGTGGCGGGCTATGAACCCCATGGGCTTACGTTACCCCAACAACAGCCAGGCTATCATTAAATCATTAGTGGACGAGTATAAAAGCCACCGCAAATAG